The following coding sequences are from one Geothrix sp. window:
- a CDS encoding alpha/beta fold hydrolase, with protein MYYEVHGSGDPVVLLHGAFMTITNNWTGWIGELSKTRKVIAVEMQGHGRTADIPRDITAENLADDVAALLDHLNIPRADLIGYSMGGGVAMQCAIRHPDKVRKVVVISSMLRRDGVVKEGQDALATLTADAFKDSPIEAEYKKLNPAPDDFPKFVKRLLAMDSKGQDIGADQLKASTAPMFFIHGDSDGIRLEHVAEMFRLKGGEIHGDIKPLSTSRLAILPATTHVTLMQRMPVIVPMVNDFLGAKPPKPKGKPTPRTPQSK; from the coding sequence ATGTACTACGAAGTCCACGGTAGCGGCGATCCGGTGGTCCTGCTCCACGGCGCGTTCATGACGATCACCAACAACTGGACCGGATGGATCGGCGAGCTCTCCAAAACGCGGAAAGTGATTGCCGTCGAAATGCAGGGCCATGGGCGCACGGCGGACATCCCACGCGACATCACCGCCGAAAACCTCGCCGACGATGTGGCGGCGCTGCTCGATCACCTGAACATCCCACGCGCGGACCTCATCGGCTACAGCATGGGCGGCGGCGTGGCAATGCAGTGCGCGATCCGACATCCGGACAAAGTGCGAAAGGTGGTCGTCATTTCGTCCATGCTCCGCCGTGACGGCGTGGTCAAGGAAGGGCAGGACGCGCTCGCGACACTCACAGCGGACGCGTTCAAAGACTCGCCAATTGAAGCCGAGTACAAGAAGCTGAACCCGGCCCCGGATGACTTCCCGAAGTTCGTCAAGCGGCTCCTCGCCATGGATTCAAAAGGGCAAGACATCGGGGCCGATCAACTGAAGGCCAGCACGGCGCCGATGTTCTTCATCCACGGCGACTCGGATGGGATAAGGCTCGAGCACGTCGCGGAAATGTTCCGCCTGAAAGGCGGCGAAATCCACGGCGACATCAAGCCGCTCTCCACATCGCGATTGGCCATCTTGCCCGCCACGACGCACGTGACGCTGATGCAGCGCATGCCCGTCATTGTCCCGATGGTGAACGACTTTCTCGGCGCCAAGCCACCAAAGCCAAAAGGGAAGCCCACACCTCGAACCCCTCAGTCCAAATAG
- a CDS encoding PF20097 family protein — translation MWKLTKLVWHKPNASWIAKNWLFSGDSIAYGQNLVRCRQCSTVVLDGTTSSCPRCHGNFESGAIFGNKLGCFWNSKGQKASVFKGEYLGVEFSAKHCRSCKRYILETPNQA, via the coding sequence ATGTGGAAACTGACAAAACTGGTCTGGCACAAACCAAATGCATCATGGATTGCCAAGAACTGGCTCTTTTCTGGTGATTCCATTGCCTATGGCCAAAACCTGGTGAGGTGTCGCCAATGCTCGACCGTAGTGCTTGATGGAACAACCTCATCCTGCCCCAGATGTCATGGCAATTTTGAATCTGGTGCAATCTTTGGTAATAAGCTTGGGTGTTTTTGGAATTCAAAGGGCCAGAAGGCCTCAGTTTTTAAAGGCGAATACTTGGGCGTTGAGTTCTCGGCAAAGCACTGCCGGAGCTGTAAGCGCTATATTCTAGAAACGCCCAACCAGGCATGA
- a CDS encoding TIGR02757 family protein, protein MATSTTALKARLDGLCVRYDTAGALGSDPLSVVLAYESPLDREVAAFVAAHLAYGRVEPMIRAVKGVLAPLGARPADWLRERSVTAARKGLTRALADWTWRFHTGPDLAAWLLAWKQLDAETGAGLEAQLLPRPGEQPDEALSRLVQRLRVELPASYGARFSLPDPLEGAACKRWRMFLRWMVRTSWPDLGLWTRYPAHGLVIPLDTHVARVSRFIGLSRRATPDGKMAKEITEALRRLDPADPLRYDFALSHLGILGDCPGVRKRSTCAACPLYSVCRAGS, encoded by the coding sequence ATGGCGACCTCGACCACTGCCCTGAAGGCCCGCCTGGACGGCCTCTGCGTCCGCTACGACACCGCCGGGGCCCTCGGGAGCGACCCCCTCAGCGTCGTCCTCGCCTACGAGTCCCCCCTGGACCGGGAGGTGGCCGCCTTCGTGGCCGCCCACCTGGCCTATGGGCGGGTGGAGCCCATGATCCGGGCCGTGAAGGGCGTCCTGGCACCCCTGGGCGCCCGGCCAGCCGACTGGCTGCGGGAACGCAGCGTCACGGCCGCCCGGAAGGGGCTCACCCGCGCCCTGGCGGACTGGACCTGGCGCTTCCACACGGGCCCGGACCTGGCGGCCTGGCTGCTGGCATGGAAGCAGCTGGATGCGGAAACCGGGGCGGGCCTGGAGGCCCAGCTCCTGCCTCGCCCAGGGGAACAGCCGGACGAGGCCCTCTCCCGCCTGGTGCAGCGGCTCCGCGTGGAGCTACCGGCCTCGTACGGGGCCCGGTTCTCCCTGCCTGATCCCCTGGAAGGGGCCGCCTGCAAGCGCTGGCGCATGTTCCTGCGCTGGATGGTGCGCACCAGCTGGCCCGATCTCGGCCTCTGGACCCGCTACCCCGCCCACGGGCTGGTCATCCCCCTGGATACCCACGTGGCCCGCGTGTCGCGGTTCATCGGCCTCAGCCGTCGCGCCACCCCGGACGGGAAGATGGCCAAGGAGATCACCGAGGCCCTGCGCCGCCTCGATCCCGCCGATCCCCTGCGCTACGACTTCGCCCTCAGCCACCTGGGCATCCTGGGCGACTGCCCGGGCGTGCGCAAACGCAGCACCTGTGCAGCGTGTCCGTTGTATTCGGTGTGCCGGGCAGGCTCCTAG
- a CDS encoding dihydrofolate reductase family protein — MSKLRVESFTISLDGFGAGPSQDLNNPLGVGGTALHEWALATQTFQRKLFGGSGGETGLDDDFAARGFHNVGAWILGRNMFGPVRGPWPDERWRGWWGENPVYHVPVFVLTNHARAPLVMDGGTTFHFVTEGITLALERAREAAGGKDVRLGGGVNVIQQYLRQRLIDEMHVAIAPALLGSGERLFQGIDLPALGYACTKHEASPRATHVVISRQ, encoded by the coding sequence ATGTCCAAGCTTCGCGTAGAGAGTTTCACCATTTCCCTGGATGGCTTCGGCGCCGGCCCCAGCCAGGATCTCAACAATCCGCTTGGCGTGGGAGGTACCGCCCTGCATGAATGGGCATTGGCCACGCAGACATTTCAACGGAAACTCTTCGGCGGCAGCGGGGGAGAGACCGGACTCGACGATGATTTCGCAGCGCGTGGGTTTCACAACGTCGGAGCCTGGATCCTGGGCAGGAACATGTTCGGCCCGGTCCGTGGGCCCTGGCCGGACGAGCGCTGGCGCGGATGGTGGGGCGAGAATCCGGTGTATCACGTCCCCGTATTCGTACTGACCAACCACGCACGCGCACCCCTTGTCATGGATGGCGGAACCACCTTCCACTTCGTGACGGAGGGCATCACCCTCGCACTTGAGCGCGCCCGTGAAGCCGCAGGAGGCAAGGATGTGCGACTGGGTGGCGGAGTCAATGTCATTCAGCAGTATCTTCGGCAGCGCCTCATCGACGAAATGCACGTTGCCATCGCGCCGGCCCTGCTTGGCTCGGGTGAGCGGCTCTTCCAGGGAATCGACCTTCCAGCCTTGGGCTACGCCTGCACGAAGCACGAAGCCTCGCCAAGGGCCACGCATGTGGTCATATCTCGTCAGTGA
- a CDS encoding DUF2914 domain-containing protein, which translates to MRRLFLATLLCPTLLLAQGTPIRPHAELKTGTAVEKMEIVGESAAFKVAAGSKIFVWAKVMGAADTTVTFVFTKGDKTSKQALKVPRSPYRTHAYRTFRKGDEGEWTVTLIGDQEAVLGSATFKVELQ; encoded by the coding sequence ATGCGCCGCCTCTTCCTCGCCACCCTCCTGTGCCCGACCCTGCTCCTCGCCCAGGGCACGCCCATCCGGCCCCACGCCGAGCTGAAGACCGGCACCGCCGTGGAGAAGATGGAGATCGTCGGCGAGAGCGCCGCCTTCAAGGTGGCCGCGGGCTCCAAGATCTTCGTTTGGGCCAAGGTCATGGGCGCCGCCGACACCACCGTGACCTTCGTCTTCACCAAGGGCGACAAGACCTCGAAGCAGGCGCTGAAGGTGCCCCGCTCGCCCTACCGCACCCATGCCTACCGCACCTTCCGCAAGGGCGACGAGGGCGAGTGGACCGTGACGCTCATCGGCGACCAGGAGGCGGTGCTCGGAAGCGCCACCTTCAAGGTCGAGCTCCAGTAG
- the hemH gene encoding ferrochelatase, with product MRDTALLLLNLGGPVNLGQVEPFLAALFGDRDLIKLPGPAWLQPPLARLIARLRAPSAKGRYAEIGGGSPLLAESAYQASALRAALRAAGREEAVKLCFRCTAPRAKGLLQALKRQGIRKLVPVSLYPHDCRATTGSSLRELAVEAAKVGMELLPGVDHYATDPDYLDALERPLRAALQELPGATVIFSAHSLPVRQIEAGDPYEKEIHATCEALQARIGELPGGYLLAYQSRTGPVRWLEPPLKTVLESMGGKDVIVVPVSFVTEHIETLHELDIEYRHVADQAGIRTYRRVAAPGTDPSYIRCLTRRVLEILP from the coding sequence ATGCGTGATACGGCCCTTCTCCTCCTCAACCTCGGTGGTCCCGTGAACCTGGGCCAGGTGGAGCCTTTCCTGGCGGCCCTCTTCGGGGACCGGGACCTCATCAAGCTGCCGGGGCCGGCCTGGCTGCAGCCGCCCCTGGCCCGGCTCATCGCCCGCCTGCGGGCCCCCAGCGCCAAGGGCCGCTACGCCGAGATCGGCGGCGGCTCGCCCCTGCTGGCGGAGAGCGCCTACCAGGCCTCGGCGCTGCGGGCGGCCCTGCGCGCCGCGGGCCGCGAGGAGGCCGTGAAGCTCTGCTTCCGCTGCACCGCCCCCCGGGCCAAGGGCCTGCTGCAGGCCCTCAAGCGCCAGGGCATCCGGAAGCTGGTGCCCGTGTCGCTCTACCCCCACGACTGCCGCGCCACCACCGGCTCGAGCCTGCGCGAGCTGGCCGTCGAGGCCGCGAAGGTCGGCATGGAGCTGCTGCCGGGCGTGGACCACTACGCCACGGATCCCGACTACCTGGATGCGCTGGAGCGGCCCCTGCGCGCGGCCCTCCAGGAGCTGCCGGGCGCCACGGTGATCTTCAGCGCCCACAGCCTGCCCGTGCGGCAGATCGAGGCCGGCGATCCCTACGAGAAGGAGATCCACGCCACCTGCGAGGCGCTTCAGGCCCGCATCGGCGAGCTGCCCGGCGGGTACCTGCTGGCCTACCAGAGCCGCACGGGACCCGTGCGCTGGCTGGAGCCACCCCTTAAGACGGTGCTGGAGTCCATGGGCGGCAAGGACGTCATCGTGGTGCCCGTCAGCTTCGTCACCGAGCACATCGAGACCCTCCACGAGCTCGACATCGAGTACCGCCACGTGGCCGACCAGGCCGGCATCCGCACCTACCGCCGCGTGGCCGCCCCGGGCACCGACCCTTCGTACATCCGCTGCCTCACCCGGCGCGTCCTGGAGATCCTCCCATGA
- a CDS encoding tyrosine-type recombinase/integrase has translation MDLLWQWMEQDLALARRAPFTTRVYLSSARAFAAFHGRHPEDMGQAEVRAWVDHLRGMTMSPQRFRQHLSGLAFLYRKTLGRPEVVSFFAWPKIPRKLPVVLDLKEVTALLEAVPHQTYRMLFRTMVATGLRIREACRLRICDLDPARGVIRTVGKGGAERQVALPPKLLKALRRHCREARPVAPWLFTGRLGRPLDPDHARRVFRAACQASGLARRATPHALRHTYATFLLEAGADLRVIQALLGHTSIRSTEHYLQVSTRLMAQAPNPLDQMPE, from the coding sequence ATGGACCTGCTGTGGCAGTGGATGGAACAGGATCTGGCCCTCGCGCGGCGCGCGCCCTTCACGACCCGGGTGTATCTGTCCTCGGCGCGGGCCTTCGCGGCCTTCCATGGCCGCCACCCCGAAGACATGGGCCAGGCAGAGGTGCGGGCCTGGGTCGACCACCTGCGCGGAATGACCATGAGCCCCCAGCGGTTCCGGCAGCACCTCTCGGGCCTGGCCTTCCTCTACCGGAAGACCCTGGGGCGGCCCGAGGTCGTCTCCTTTTTCGCCTGGCCCAAGATCCCCCGGAAGCTGCCCGTGGTGCTGGATCTGAAGGAGGTCACGGCGCTGCTGGAGGCCGTGCCCCACCAGACCTACCGGATGCTGTTCCGCACCATGGTGGCCACGGGCCTGCGCATCCGGGAGGCCTGCCGCCTGCGGATCTGCGATCTGGACCCCGCCCGGGGCGTGATCCGCACCGTGGGGAAGGGCGGGGCCGAGCGGCAGGTGGCCCTGCCCCCGAAGCTGCTCAAGGCCCTCCGGCGGCACTGTCGCGAGGCACGCCCCGTGGCGCCCTGGCTCTTCACCGGGCGGCTCGGCCGGCCCCTCGATCCCGACCACGCCCGCCGCGTCTTCCGCGCCGCCTGCCAGGCCTCAGGCCTGGCCCGGCGGGCGACGCCCCACGCCCTGCGCCACACCTACGCCACCTTCCTGCTGGAGGCCGGCGCCGACCTGCGCGTCATCCAGGCCCTCCTGGGCCACACCAGCATCCGATCCACCGAGCACTACCTGCAGGTCTCCACCCGGCTGATGGCCCAGGCCCCGAACCCGCTGGATCAAATGCCCGAGTGA
- a CDS encoding SPL family radical SAM protein: MTPLLPPSDPPPLFQGLLVEPEEARSILRPQKDERYGFGFALSPYRGCGHGCRYCYVRDYPNALHQPGDWGGWVAPKLNAPELLWSQRHKLHDARVFMASATDPYQPLERQYRLSRRCLEVLLLCPTTEVIVHTRSPLVLQDLELLKAFGDRLSVGLSIPTDDDTVRQVVEPHAPAIPSRWAAAERLAAAGIAVTIGVAPLLAVHDARAFARRARASGAANAWVGGLRLLQQDPFYKLLADHGWLKVLDPDYKDGIRAAFQEAFPARKRTREAKPKAAPMAVAVLPRQPGLFDRVG, from the coding sequence ATGACACCCCTCCTACCACCTTCGGATCCCCCGCCGCTCTTCCAGGGGCTGCTCGTGGAGCCGGAGGAGGCGCGCTCGATCCTGCGGCCCCAGAAGGATGAGCGCTACGGCTTCGGCTTCGCGCTGAGTCCGTACCGGGGCTGCGGCCACGGCTGCCGCTACTGCTATGTGCGCGACTATCCCAACGCGCTCCACCAGCCCGGGGACTGGGGCGGCTGGGTGGCGCCCAAGCTGAACGCACCGGAGCTGCTCTGGTCCCAGCGGCACAAGCTCCACGATGCCCGGGTCTTCATGGCCTCCGCCACGGATCCCTACCAGCCCCTCGAGCGGCAGTACCGGCTGAGCCGCCGCTGCCTGGAGGTGCTGCTGCTCTGTCCCACCACCGAGGTGATCGTGCATACCCGCTCGCCCCTGGTGCTGCAGGACCTGGAGCTGCTGAAGGCCTTCGGCGACCGGCTCTCCGTGGGCCTCTCCATCCCCACGGACGACGACACCGTGCGCCAGGTGGTGGAGCCCCACGCCCCCGCCATCCCCAGCCGCTGGGCCGCCGCCGAGCGCCTGGCGGCGGCGGGCATCGCCGTCACCATCGGCGTGGCGCCCCTGCTGGCCGTGCATGACGCCAGGGCCTTCGCCCGTCGCGCCCGGGCCAGCGGCGCCGCCAACGCCTGGGTGGGTGGCCTGCGCCTGCTCCAGCAGGATCCCTTCTACAAGCTGCTGGCCGACCACGGCTGGCTGAAGGTGCTGGACCCCGACTACAAGGACGGCATCCGCGCCGCCTTCCAGGAGGCCTTCCCCGCGCGGAAGCGCACCCGCGAAGCCAAGCCCAAGGCCGCGCCGATGGCCGTGGCCGTCCTGCCCCGGCAACCGGGGCTGTTCGATCGGGTGGGGTAG
- a CDS encoding VOC family protein has translation MTKVTPFLMFNDQLEAAIAFYTATFPDSEVRQLSRAGSDGPVTAAQFVVGGQAFMGYNGGPYFTFSQGFSLFVDCEDQAEVDRYWDRLIAAGATPSQCGWITDPFGVTWQIVPRRFMELIADPNPRKVQGVMAAMMEMVKLDVAALEKAYEEA, from the coding sequence ATGACCAAGGTGACCCCCTTCCTGATGTTCAACGATCAGCTCGAGGCTGCGATCGCGTTCTACACCGCCACCTTCCCGGATTCAGAGGTCCGGCAGCTGTCCCGCGCGGGTTCGGACGGTCCTGTCACCGCGGCCCAGTTCGTCGTCGGCGGCCAGGCCTTCATGGGCTACAACGGCGGGCCGTACTTCACGTTCTCGCAGGGCTTCTCGCTCTTCGTGGATTGCGAGGATCAGGCCGAGGTCGACCGGTACTGGGACCGGCTCATCGCTGCGGGAGCCACGCCGTCCCAGTGCGGCTGGATCACCGATCCCTTCGGTGTCACTTGGCAGATCGTCCCCCGGCGCTTCATGGAGCTGATCGCCGACCCGAACCCCAGGAAGGTCCAGGGGGTCATGGCAGCGATGATGGAGATGGTGAAGCTGGACGTGGCCGCGCTGGAGAAGGCCTACGAGGAGGCCTAG
- a CDS encoding protoporphyrinogen/coproporphyrinogen oxidase, with amino-acid sequence MSTLILGGGVTGLAAAWHLQQRGEAVEVWEAGASVGGWMKTLPWEGGHVETGPQGVLWQKGTAVDRLFSAIELPFKSPGTGARWVGKGGRLIPVPASPPALMFSPLMSLGAKLRMVLEPFQPVRAAEPEEGLSAFIARRLGQGVATELLPAMVAGVLAAPPEILSVDAIPKLRQWEATGSLVNGIRKSGVSHMVVPEGGMGQLPIRLAAKLPAVRTGLRAERLEALPGNRWRASGGGEVREADRVVLALPAFEAALLLGAVAPQSAEALAAIPYTSVDLWHSRHAPLPALKDSFGFLIHPPEGRGYLGSLVPSWMDPQSAPDGLMQLRSFIGGAFGKPADLDAWEGIAARLKHWIPTLGEASAVRHERAERAIPRPELGHRARVKAALEGLPTGVDWLSNARFGPGVRDILEGLEAWT; translated from the coding sequence ATGAGCACCCTGATCCTCGGCGGTGGCGTCACGGGCCTGGCCGCGGCCTGGCACCTGCAGCAGCGCGGCGAAGCCGTGGAAGTGTGGGAGGCCGGCGCCAGCGTCGGCGGCTGGATGAAGACGCTGCCCTGGGAGGGCGGCCACGTCGAGACCGGCCCCCAGGGCGTGCTCTGGCAGAAGGGCACCGCGGTCGATCGCCTCTTCAGCGCCATCGAGCTGCCGTTCAAATCCCCGGGCACCGGCGCCCGCTGGGTGGGGAAGGGCGGGCGTCTCATCCCCGTGCCCGCCTCCCCGCCGGCCCTGATGTTCTCGCCCCTGATGTCGCTGGGCGCCAAGCTGCGCATGGTGCTGGAGCCCTTCCAGCCCGTGCGGGCCGCGGAACCCGAGGAGGGCCTCAGCGCCTTCATCGCGCGCCGCCTCGGCCAAGGAGTGGCCACGGAGCTGCTGCCGGCCATGGTGGCGGGCGTGCTGGCGGCGCCGCCGGAGATCCTTTCGGTGGACGCCATCCCCAAGCTGCGCCAGTGGGAAGCCACGGGCAGCCTGGTGAACGGCATCCGCAAGAGCGGCGTAAGCCACATGGTGGTGCCCGAGGGCGGCATGGGCCAGCTGCCCATCCGGCTGGCCGCGAAGCTGCCGGCCGTGCGCACGGGCCTGCGCGCCGAGCGCCTGGAGGCCCTGCCCGGCAACCGCTGGCGGGCCAGTGGCGGCGGCGAGGTGCGCGAGGCGGACCGCGTGGTGCTGGCCCTCCCGGCCTTCGAGGCAGCGCTGCTGCTGGGTGCGGTGGCCCCCCAGAGCGCCGAGGCCCTGGCGGCCATCCCCTACACCTCGGTGGACCTCTGGCACAGCCGCCACGCGCCGCTGCCCGCCCTGAAGGACAGCTTCGGCTTCCTCATCCATCCACCGGAGGGCCGCGGCTACCTCGGCTCCCTGGTGCCCTCCTGGATGGACCCCCAGAGCGCCCCCGATGGCCTCATGCAGCTGCGCAGCTTCATCGGCGGCGCCTTCGGCAAGCCCGCGGACCTGGACGCCTGGGAGGGCATCGCCGCCCGCCTGAAGCACTGGATCCCCACCCTCGGCGAGGCCAGCGCCGTGCGCCACGAGCGTGCCGAGCGGGCCATCCCGCGTCCCGAGCTGGGCCACCGCGCCCGGGTGAAGGCCGCGCTGGAAGGCCTGCCCACCGGCGTGGACTGGCTGAGCAATGCTCGGTTCGGGCCGGGCGTGCGCGACATCCTCGAAGGCCTCGAAGCCTGGACCTGA